The DNA segment CTGGTTCGGCTTCCAGTCCGTGCGCGACCTGGACGGGCTGCCCCCGGAAATCCTATTCGTGCCGCTGGCCGGCCATACCCACGGACACAGCGGCGTGGCGGTAAAGGTGGAGGATGGCTGGATGCTGCACGCCGGCGACGCCTATTTCCATGAGGCGGAGATGGATTCCCACGCGCCGGACTGTCCGCCGGGCCTGCGCTTCTACCAGACCATGATGGAGGTGGACCGCCGCTCCCGCCTTGCCAACCAGCACCGTCTGCGCGGGCTGGCGCGGGAATTCAGCCATGAGGTACTGGTCTTCTGCGCCCACGACGCCCATGAGCTGGAGGTGCTGCAACGCTGCCGGAATGGCGGGGCGCGGATCGGCATGGCCGCGGACATGCTGGCCACCGACCGACCGCGGGCCGCCGCCTATGCGTGAGGCTTCGTAGGTCGGATCAAGCGAAGCGCCGATCCGACACACTGCCACCGTTCTGTGCCGCTGTGTCGGATCGGCGGGCGCTGCCCTTGATCCGACCTACGGCTCACACCCAGCGCCGCACCCGCCCGGCATAGGCGGGCCAGGCCTGGGGGAAGCTGCGGGACAGCGCGGCCTCCTCCTGCCGCACCTGCACCTGGATCACCGTCCAGCCCAGCACCAGAAGGGCGGCGGTCAGGGCGGTGGGCGACCACAGCAGCACGCCCGCCATCTGCGCCAGCATGCCCAGGAAGGTGGGGTTGCGGCTGATCCGGAAGATGCCATGGGTCACCAGCTCCCCCGGCCCGCCGGCCGGGATGCCGATCCGCCAGCTCGTCCGCATGGCGACCTGCCCGGTGCCGGCGATTACCGCGCCGACGATCTGCACCGCGACACCGGCCCATTCGATCTCCGGCCGGTCCAACCCCGGAATCAGCCCCAGGCGGCTTTCCGCCTCCGGCCAGGCCAGCAGCAGCGTTACATAGCCCACGAACAGCGCCAGCACGGCTCGGAACCCGCGCTCCACGAAGCGCTGCAACGAGTCGGCGGCCTGGAACACATAAGGATTGATCCCCCGCGCCCGCCACAGCCACAGCGACCGCCCGACGAACAGGGAGGCATAGGCCAGGAAAATGGCGGCGGGCAGGATGGGTGGGATGTGCATGGCGGCCTCCGTGGGCGGGATTGCTGATCTCCTGCCACCGTGATCCTTCCAGGAACTGGAAGGTCAAGGGCCGTTGCACGGGCATCCTGTGCGCTGCCGTTCGAGTCTGATTGGTGGTCAGGCCGGTGACATCTAGAAAGATGAACAGGCTGATCCCGCCGTAGGTCGCAAGGAGCGCAGCGGATTGCGACGCTCCTTGCCACGGGCTGGCGGCAACGTCGCAATCCGGCCTCCTTGCGACCTACAAGTCCGAAGTAGGTCGGTCACGCGCAGCGTAGCCGACAGGGAGGCTCACCACGCTTTGGCGTTGGGGCTGGCGACATTATGAAAGATGAAAATGATGAACAGGATGAAAATGATGGACCGAGCGCGTCGCAGGCAGTGCTCAAGATCGGGCAGGAGCTGAGGCAGAAGCCCAATGGCCCTGCACCATCATTTTCATCCTGTTCATCATTTCCATCTTTCGAGATGTCACCTGCCCAGACATTTGGCTCGGCTCGCGCTGGCCGTGAGAGACGGTCGAATATCAGGCAAGGATGAATAGGATGAATAGGATGGGGGAGAGCACCTCATCCGCCGGTGCTGATTGATGATGGGGGATTGGCTCCGCCGGTCCAGCGCGCCATCCCATTCATCCTATTCATCCTATTCATCCTTTCCCACATCCCGAACCATGCCTTCCACAGGGAAGCCAGTGTCGAATGGCCCGGCTATCCGTGATGTGTTTCCCCTTGGCCCGGCAGGATCATATTTCCCGCGGCAGGCGCAGGCCGACCGTGGTGCCCTCGCCGGGGCGGCTTTCCAGGGTGATTTCGCCGGCCAGCGGACCGGTCACCAGATTATGGACGATATGCAGACCAAGTCCCGTGCCGCCGGCATCCCGCTTGGTGGTGAAGAAGGGCTCGAAGGCGCGGGCCAGCACCTCCTCTTCCATTCCGGCACCGGTGTCGGACACGGCAATGCGCAGATGGCTTTCCCCGTCCGGCCGCGCCGTGATCAGGATGTGCGGACGCTCCACCCCCTCGAAGGCGTGCAGCACGGCGTTGTTCACCAGATTGGTGATGACCTGGGCCAGCGCGCCGGTGCGGGTGGTCAGGGCCGGTCCCGGTCCCGGCGGCAGGGTCAGCGCGACGCCCCGGCGGCGCAGCAACGGCTCCAGGCTGGCGGAGAGGCCGCGCAGCCAGTCGGTCAGCTCGATGCGGCGGGGCGCATCGTCGGCATGGTCGCCGGAGACCTGCCGGAAGCTCTTCACCAGATCGACGGCGCGGGCGAGATTGGCCTCCATCATCTCCGTCGCCTCCTCCACCAGTCCGGCGAACTCGTCCAGGTCGGCGCGGCGGGCGGAGCGGGCGCGCACCGCCCCGACGAAGCGGCGGGACTCCTCCCGCAGGTGGCTGGCGGTGGTCAGCGCGATGCCGACCGGCGTATTGATCTCATGTGCCACCCCGGCCACGGTGCGGCCCAGGCTGGCCAACTTTTCCTGCTGGATCAGGGTGGCCTGGGCGGCCTGAAGATCGGTAAGGGCGGCGGCGGCGGAGGCGCGGGCCTGCTCGGCCGCCGCGAACGCCTCCGCATTGGCCAGCGCCACGGCGCCATAGGCGCAGAGCGTCCGCAGGATCAGCCGCTCCCGCTCGCCATAGGCATGCTCGCGCGCACTCTGGACCGAGATCACGCCCAGCAGCCGCCCGCTCCGGCCGGCATCGCCAAGGGCAACGGGCGCGAACAGGGCGGTCAGCATGGGGCGGGTGCCGGGATAGGCGGCCCGCCGATCGCCGGGCACCAGCTCCACCAGCACCTCCTCCCGGCTCGCGGCGACGCGGGCGGAGGGAGCTTCCGGATCGTCCAGCGGGATCGCATGGCCCGGAATGGGCTTTCCGGCCTCCAGCCCGAAGCGGAGCGTCAGGGCCTTGGAGTCCGGGTCGATGAGGTAGATGCCGAACCCGTCCGCATCCATCAGGTCGCGCGCCGCCTCGTGCAGGGCGTGGAACACGGCCTCCACCTCGAGGCTGGTGGTGATCTCCTGCCCGATGCGGCCCAGCAGTTCCAGCGCCTGGATGGCGCGCTGCGCCGCCTCTGCCCGCGCCCTTTCCGACTCCGCCAGCCGGCGCAGATGGGCGGCCTCGTCCCGCGCCCGCTCCGTCTGGAAGCGGATCTCCATGGCCATCAGCCGGTCCTTGGCCTGCTTTGTGCGGCTCTGTTCCAGCGCCTGCCCGGCCCGCCGCTCAAACCGGTAGGCGGCGGCGAAGTCGCCGGTCTCCGCATGGGCTTCGGCCAGTTGGGACAGCAGGTTGAAGGAGGGGATCAGCCCCTCGATGCTCTCCGCCACGGTAAGAGCGCGGTTCAGGAAATGGATGCGGGCGCTGGGCGCCTCCATCCCCTCGGGCGCGGCCAGCCGGTAGCGGCGGTGGATGTCGGCCAGCACCACATAGGTTTCCACCTGCCGACCGAGATCGCCGCTGCTCCGCGCCACCTTCAGCGCCTGCCCCGCGGCCTTCACGGCCTCGTCCGGCTGGTCCAGCAGGCAGTGGCAGTGGGCCTGTCCGCGCAGCCCCTCCATCAGCAGATCCTGCATGCCGAGCCGCCGGCCCAGGGTCTCGCACTCCACATAGGCGTCGCGGGCGGCCTCCGCATCGCCAAGGTCGATGCTGACATCGCCCAGATACTGCAAGGCGGTGCCATAGGCGCGGGACCGGCGGAAGGGCTTCATCCAGGCCATCCCCTCCCGCACCAGGGCGGCGGCCCGTTCCGGCTGGTCCAGCCGGCGGGTGGGGCGGCTGGCCTGCACCAGCGCATAGCCGACGATGGCCGGCCAGCCGGTGGGCTGGGCCAGCTCCCGCCCCCGCTCCATCCAGGCCAACGCCTCGGCATAGTCGTTGACGTTGTCAAAGGCCGTGCCGCAGCCCAGCGCCATCATCACGCCCAGCCGCGTCTGCCCGGACTTCAGCGCCTGCTCCAGCCCCTGCTGCCAGTAGCGCGCCGCCTCCACATAGCTGCTGCAGGCGAACTGCACGACGCCCCAGAAGAAATCGCTGAGCGCCGTCAGCCCCGGATGGCCGAGCGCCGCTCCCGCCTCCAGCCTTGGCCCCCAGATGTCGCGGGTGCCGGCAGCGTCGCGATAGGCCGCCTCCCGCGCCAGGGTCGCCTCGGCGATGCGCAGGCGCAGATCGTCGCCGGCGCGGGCATAGCATTGCAGCCCGGCGGCCAGCACCTCCCCCCGCCGACCGCTCTGTCCACGGTCGAAGG comes from the Indioceanicola profundi genome and includes:
- a CDS encoding methyltransferase family protein, whose protein sequence is MHIPPILPAAIFLAYASLFVGRSLWLWRARGINPYVFQAADSLQRFVERGFRAVLALFVGYVTLLLAWPEAESRLGLIPGLDRPEIEWAGVAVQIVGAVIAGTGQVAMRTSWRIGIPAGGPGELVTHGIFRISRNPTFLGMLAQMAGVLLWSPTALTAALLVLGWTVIQVQVRQEEAALSRSFPQAWPAYAGRVRRWV
- a CDS encoding sensor histidine kinase; amino-acid sequence: MLDPFGLADHIEELETRLGRPADAAARADALTTLAWYMRQRDSARALALAEEAEQCLAEAATLTGEAVQRLRARLCLTRAEVRTLLAELDAAEDLLTAALTGFRAIGDPVGEGDARMVEAWLAFDRGQSGRRGEVLAAGLQCYARAGDDLRLRIAEATLAREAAYRDAAGTRDIWGPRLEAGAALGHPGLTALSDFFWGVVQFACSSYVEAARYWQQGLEQALKSGQTRLGVMMALGCGTAFDNVNDYAEALAWMERGRELAQPTGWPAIVGYALVQASRPTRRLDQPERAAALVREGMAWMKPFRRSRAYGTALQYLGDVSIDLGDAEAARDAYVECETLGRRLGMQDLLMEGLRGQAHCHCLLDQPDEAVKAAGQALKVARSSGDLGRQVETYVVLADIHRRYRLAAPEGMEAPSARIHFLNRALTVAESIEGLIPSFNLLSQLAEAHAETGDFAAAYRFERRAGQALEQSRTKQAKDRLMAMEIRFQTERARDEAAHLRRLAESERARAEAAQRAIQALELLGRIGQEITTSLEVEAVFHALHEAARDLMDADGFGIYLIDPDSKALTLRFGLEAGKPIPGHAIPLDDPEAPSARVAASREEVLVELVPGDRRAAYPGTRPMLTALFAPVALGDAGRSGRLLGVISVQSAREHAYGERERLILRTLCAYGAVALANAEAFAAAEQARASAAAALTDLQAAQATLIQQEKLASLGRTVAGVAHEINTPVGIALTTASHLREESRRFVGAVRARSARRADLDEFAGLVEEATEMMEANLARAVDLVKSFRQVSGDHADDAPRRIELTDWLRGLSASLEPLLRRRGVALTLPPGPGPALTTRTGALAQVITNLVNNAVLHAFEGVERPHILITARPDGESHLRIAVSDTGAGMEEEVLARAFEPFFTTKRDAGGTGLGLHIVHNLVTGPLAGEITLESRPGEGTTVGLRLPREI